The following are from one region of the Mycolicibacterium diernhoferi genome:
- a CDS encoding acetolactate synthase large subunit codes for MGTGADLVLQRLLAGDVDVCFANPGTSEMHFVAALDANPRMRAVLCLFEGVATGAADGFARIAGRPAATLLHLGPGLANGLANLHNARRAHTPVVNVVGDHATYHAEFDAPLESDIEALATWPEGLVYRPHSPAALTAAVDGALAGAIGPPGRVATVILPADYSWGPADSDGSPVVDAPPETGAGGIGAPAAAELLGDYGEHTVLLLGGAATTAAGLTAAARVAAATGARALVETFPARLARGRGIPAIERLAYLAEQAEQQLAGATQIILVGTRAPVAFFAYPGRASGLVPTGAQVHTLDPADLAPLAEHLGAPAAPAPDAAPRDLPEGPLTVANWAEVIGALLPENAIISDEANTSGVLIPAATAASPPHDVLTLTGGAIGQGLPVAVGAAIAAPDRPVVALQADGSALYTISALWTMAREQLDITVVILNNHAYAILQMELGRVGATAGERARSLLDLSRPDIDFASIAAGFGVPATRAATAEELAEQFAAAVAEPGPHLIDAAVAPWG; via the coding sequence ATGGGTACCGGAGCCGACCTCGTCCTGCAGCGGCTGCTGGCCGGTGACGTCGACGTGTGTTTCGCCAATCCCGGCACCTCCGAGATGCATTTCGTCGCCGCACTGGACGCCAACCCGCGGATGCGGGCGGTGCTGTGCCTGTTCGAGGGGGTCGCCACCGGTGCTGCCGACGGCTTCGCCCGCATCGCCGGCCGGCCCGCCGCCACCCTGCTGCACCTGGGGCCCGGACTGGCGAACGGGCTGGCGAACCTGCACAACGCCCGCCGCGCGCACACCCCGGTGGTGAACGTGGTCGGCGACCATGCCACCTACCACGCCGAGTTCGACGCACCGCTGGAATCGGACATCGAGGCGCTGGCCACCTGGCCGGAAGGGCTTGTGTACCGGCCACATTCGCCCGCCGCATTGACGGCCGCGGTGGATGGGGCCCTCGCCGGTGCGATCGGGCCGCCCGGGCGGGTGGCGACGGTGATCCTGCCCGCCGACTACTCGTGGGGGCCGGCCGACAGCGACGGATCACCGGTCGTGGACGCCCCGCCGGAGACCGGTGCGGGCGGCATCGGCGCACCGGCGGCCGCCGAACTGCTGGGTGACTACGGCGAGCACACGGTGCTGCTTTTGGGCGGCGCCGCCACCACCGCCGCGGGACTGACCGCGGCCGCGCGGGTCGCGGCGGCCACCGGGGCCCGGGCCCTGGTGGAGACCTTCCCGGCCAGACTCGCACGGGGCCGCGGCATTCCGGCCATCGAACGGCTCGCCTATCTCGCCGAACAGGCCGAGCAGCAACTGGCCGGGGCCACCCAGATCATCCTGGTCGGCACCCGTGCCCCGGTGGCGTTCTTCGCCTACCCGGGCCGGGCCAGCGGGCTGGTACCCACCGGCGCGCAGGTGCACACCCTGGACCCCGCGGACCTCGCGCCGCTCGCCGAACACCTGGGCGCGCCGGCCGCCCCGGCGCCGGATGCGGCACCGCGGGACCTGCCGGAAGGCCCACTCACCGTGGCGAACTGGGCCGAGGTCATCGGTGCGCTGTTACCGGAGAACGCGATCATCTCCGATGAGGCGAACACCAGCGGGGTGCTGATTCCCGCGGCGACGGCCGCGTCACCGCCGCATGACGTGCTGACCCTGACCGGCGGAGCCATCGGGCAGGGCCTGCCGGTGGCCGTCGGCGCCGCGATCGCGGCACCGGACCGTCCGGTCGTCGCCCTACAGGCCGACGGCAGCGCGCTGTATACGATTTCGGCGCTGTGGACGATGGCTCGCGAGCAACTCGACATCACCGTCGTCATCCTGAACAACCACGCCTACGCGATCCTGCAGATGGAGCTGGGCCGAGTCGGTGCAACAGCTGGTGAGCGTGCCCGTTCACTGCTGGATCTGAGTCGCCCGGACATCGACTTCGCCTCCATCGCAGCGGGTTTCGGTGTACCGGCAACCCGAGCGGCGACCGCCGAGGAGTTGGCCGAGCAGTTCGCCGCGGCCGTGGCCGAACCCGGCCCGCACCTGATCGACGCCGCCGTCGCCCCCTGGGGCTAG
- a CDS encoding SAM-dependent methyltransferase has translation MPESSVVVRPVPVGSGDYSASSRLQAAGLKKAIALFEEAAAAVPIPKAPLPILVADYGAANGHNSLLPVNAAIKILRQRSRPEHAIAVTYTDVPENDFSALFRTLREDPDSYLDHDPCTYFSAVGRSYYSQILPSNTVTLGWSSWSVLWLSTTPAPVTDHILAAFSADESARSAYERAAARDWHEFVAYRGRELCPGGRAVVMTMAIAEDGEFGYRQLFAALMTELGELVSRGVITDDEMRGMNIPIVGRRAADFHTPFAPSGRLEQLTIEHLEVFDAEDRFWRKYQKDRDAETFGAQWAAFLRAAVFQTLAGAVGADTEGSAETAARRAVFCDALESGVAARMAAAPQETQIPMAQIVLHKKPRPAR, from the coding sequence ATGCCCGAGTCAAGCGTGGTGGTGCGCCCGGTGCCGGTGGGCAGCGGCGACTACAGCGCGAGTTCGCGGCTGCAGGCCGCCGGGCTGAAGAAGGCCATCGCACTGTTCGAGGAGGCCGCCGCGGCGGTGCCGATCCCGAAGGCGCCGCTGCCCATCCTGGTCGCCGATTACGGCGCCGCCAACGGGCACAACTCCCTGCTGCCGGTCAACGCCGCGATCAAGATTCTGCGTCAACGCTCCCGCCCCGAGCACGCGATCGCGGTGACCTACACCGATGTGCCGGAGAACGACTTCAGCGCGCTGTTCCGGACCCTGCGGGAGGACCCGGACAGCTACCTGGACCACGACCCCTGCACGTACTTCTCGGCGGTGGGCCGGTCCTACTACAGCCAGATCCTGCCGTCCAACACCGTCACCCTGGGCTGGTCGTCCTGGTCGGTGTTGTGGCTGAGCACGACCCCGGCCCCGGTCACCGATCACATCCTCGCCGCGTTCAGCGCCGATGAGTCGGCCCGGTCCGCATACGAGCGCGCCGCCGCCCGTGACTGGCACGAGTTCGTGGCCTATCGGGGCCGCGAACTGTGCCCCGGGGGACGGGCGGTGGTGATGACGATGGCGATCGCCGAGGACGGCGAATTCGGCTACCGGCAGTTGTTCGCCGCGCTGATGACCGAACTGGGTGAGCTGGTCTCGCGGGGAGTCATCACCGATGACGAGATGCGCGGCATGAACATCCCGATCGTCGGCCGCCGCGCCGCTGACTTCCACACCCCGTTCGCCCCGTCCGGGCGCCTCGAGCAGCTCACCATCGAGCACCTGGAGGTGTTCGACGCCGAGGACAGGTTCTGGCGGAAGTACCAGAAGGACCGGGACGCAGAGACTTTCGGCGCACAGTGGGCGGCCTTCCTGCGAGCGGCGGTGTTCCAGACGCTGGCCGGCGCCGTCGGCGCTGATACCGAGGGCAGTGCCGAGACCGCGGCCCGCCGCGCCGTGTTCTGCGACGCACTGGAATCCGGGGTCGCGGCGCGGATGGCGGCCGCACCGCAGGAGACCCAGATCCCGATGGCCCAGATCGTGCTGCACAAGAAGCCGCGACCGGCGCGCTAG
- a CDS encoding SDR family NAD(P)-dependent oxidoreductase: MTSLDGKVALVTGVSAGLGAATAKLFAERGATVYGVARDADRMAEVFADVPGGRFGSYDISTADACEQAVADCVATFGRIDVLANVAGFHQMRRTASVTDADWDFDLAVNLNGPFYLCRAALPHLLAAGGNIVNVSSVAGVEGEVYSAGYCAAKHGLIGLTRALAVEFTKEKLRVNAVCPGGMLTAQVTEFAAPENADWDLIMRIAAPRGMMDPVDVAKTIAFLASDDAAAIHGAVYRVDNGKGAD; the protein is encoded by the coding sequence ATGACCTCATTGGACGGAAAAGTGGCGTTGGTGACCGGTGTCTCGGCCGGGCTGGGCGCCGCGACGGCGAAGTTGTTCGCCGAGCGCGGCGCGACGGTGTACGGCGTGGCCCGGGACGCCGACCGGATGGCCGAGGTGTTCGCCGACGTGCCGGGCGGCCGGTTCGGGTCCTACGACATCAGCACCGCCGATGCCTGCGAGCAGGCCGTGGCGGACTGCGTGGCGACCTTCGGCCGGATCGACGTGCTGGCCAATGTGGCCGGGTTCCATCAGATGCGGCGGACCGCGTCGGTCACCGATGCGGACTGGGATTTCGATCTGGCGGTGAACCTGAACGGCCCGTTCTACCTGTGCCGGGCCGCGTTGCCGCACCTGCTGGCCGCCGGCGGCAACATCGTCAACGTCTCCTCGGTGGCCGGAGTCGAGGGTGAGGTCTACTCGGCCGGATATTGCGCCGCCAAACACGGACTGATCGGGTTGACCCGAGCGCTGGCGGTGGAATTCACCAAGGAGAAGCTCCGGGTGAACGCCGTCTGCCCCGGCGGGATGCTGACCGCGCAGGTCACCGAGTTCGCCGCTCCCGAGAACGCCGACTGGGACCTGATCATGCGGATCGCCGCGCCGCGCGGAATGATGGACCCCGTCGATGTCGCCAAGACCATCGCCTTCCTGGCCAGTGACGACGCGGCCGCAATCCACGGCGCGGTGTACCGCGTCGACAACGGAAAGGGCGCCGACTGA
- a CDS encoding NAD(P)H-dependent amine dehydrogenase family protein, translating to MTKRVVVWGTGFVGKMVIAEIVEHPLFDLVGVGVSNPAKAGRDVGEICGLGTALGLAATDDVDALIALKPDAVVHYGPTAAHADANIDVITRFLRAGIDVCSTAMTPWVWPAMHLNPPNWIQPVTEACEAGGASCFTTGIDPGFANDLFPLTLMGLCSEVKTVRASELLDYTNYTGDYEFEMGIGRPPGYRPLLESPEILIMAWGATVPMIAHAAGITLDEITTSWEKWVTPTDRKSAKGVIAAGNVAAVRFTVNGRWGGQTRIQLEHVNRIGADAAPDWPTGNDNDVYRVDIEGTPSISQETAFRFTDGSGRDAAAAGCLATGLRALNAVPAVNDLPPGWVTALDLPLIPGAGTIR from the coding sequence ATGACCAAGCGCGTGGTGGTCTGGGGTACCGGATTCGTCGGGAAAATGGTGATCGCCGAGATCGTCGAACACCCGCTCTTCGATCTCGTCGGGGTGGGGGTCAGCAACCCCGCCAAGGCGGGCCGCGACGTCGGCGAGATCTGCGGGCTGGGCACGGCACTCGGGCTGGCGGCCACCGACGACGTCGACGCGCTGATCGCGCTGAAACCCGATGCGGTGGTGCACTACGGGCCGACGGCCGCCCACGCCGACGCCAATATCGACGTCATCACCCGGTTCCTGCGGGCCGGCATCGACGTCTGCTCGACGGCGATGACCCCGTGGGTCTGGCCGGCGATGCACCTCAACCCGCCGAACTGGATCCAGCCGGTCACCGAGGCGTGCGAGGCCGGGGGAGCGTCCTGCTTCACCACCGGGATCGACCCCGGATTCGCCAACGACCTGTTCCCGCTGACGTTGATGGGACTGTGCTCGGAGGTCAAGACGGTGCGGGCCTCCGAGCTGCTCGATTACACCAACTACACCGGAGACTACGAGTTCGAGATGGGCATCGGCCGGCCACCCGGGTACCGGCCGCTGCTGGAAAGCCCGGAGATCCTCATCATGGCTTGGGGCGCAACGGTTCCGATGATCGCGCACGCGGCAGGCATCACCCTCGACGAGATCACCACCAGCTGGGAGAAGTGGGTGACCCCGACCGACCGGAAGTCCGCCAAGGGCGTCATCGCCGCGGGTAACGTCGCCGCGGTGCGGTTCACCGTCAACGGACGGTGGGGCGGGCAGACCCGCATCCAGCTCGAGCACGTCAACCGCATCGGTGCGGACGCCGCGCCGGACTGGCCGACCGGCAACGACAACGACGTGTACCGGGTCGACATCGAAGGCACGCCCAGCATCTCGCAGGAGACCGCGTTCCGGTTCACCGACGGCTCCGGGCGCGACGCGGCCGCCGCGGGTTGTCTGGCCACCGGGTTGCGGGCGTTGAACGCGGTGCCCGCGGTCAACGATCTGCCGCCGGGGTGGGTGACCGCCCTGGACCTGCCGCTGATCCCCGGCGCCGGCACCATCCGGTGA